A single genomic interval of Mycolicibacterium sp. MU0053 harbors:
- a CDS encoding LysR family transcriptional regulator produces the protein MADKHVDLRRIDLNLLVAFEVLVTERSVTRAATRLSVGQSAMSSTLARLRKLLGDPVLVKDGRGLVATPLAESLLTPVRDILGNIEQVLSQRDNFDPTTDARTFSVLVTNYHLTYTFLLPLLARLDVEAPRVRLHIEPTGDDFADRLRRHEVDLLITPRELFPDHRDLPHRALFSDGLVVAVDRDHPEIGDEITYEQFCSLPYIATWMGQHPSLSELQLDHLGVPRNVEVTTEFGIACFLLQGTRLITVVHERLANMVADTANLRLLRPPIEGLQPVTEIMVWTNRTDGDAAHRWLRQRLLELAAEVM, from the coding sequence GTGGCTGACAAACACGTCGATCTGCGCCGGATCGACCTGAATCTGTTGGTTGCCTTTGAAGTATTGGTCACGGAACGCAGCGTGACCCGAGCGGCTACGCGTCTCAGCGTCGGCCAGTCGGCCATGAGCTCCACCTTGGCGCGGCTGCGCAAACTGTTGGGAGACCCTGTGTTGGTCAAGGACGGCCGCGGACTGGTCGCCACACCCTTGGCGGAGTCTCTGCTCACGCCCGTCAGAGACATCCTGGGCAATATCGAGCAGGTGCTTTCCCAGCGCGACAACTTTGACCCGACGACCGATGCGCGAACGTTCTCGGTGTTGGTCACGAACTATCACCTGACCTATACCTTCTTGCTTCCGCTGCTCGCTCGCTTGGACGTCGAGGCGCCGCGAGTTCGGCTGCACATCGAGCCGACTGGTGACGACTTCGCTGACCGACTTCGCCGTCACGAAGTCGACCTGTTGATCACCCCCCGAGAGCTCTTCCCGGATCACCGCGATCTGCCACACCGCGCCCTTTTCAGCGACGGGCTTGTGGTTGCCGTCGACCGAGACCATCCCGAAATCGGTGACGAGATCACCTACGAGCAGTTCTGTAGCTTGCCGTACATTGCAACCTGGATGGGGCAGCATCCGTCGCTGTCGGAATTGCAACTCGACCACCTTGGAGTGCCCCGGAATGTAGAGGTCACCACCGAATTCGGCATTGCCTGCTTTCTCCTTCAGGGCACGCGGCTCATTACCGTGGTTCATGAGCGACTCGCGAACATGGTGGCCGACACGGCCAACCTGAGGCTGCTGAGGCCGCCCATCGAAGGCCTGCAACCCGTCACCGAGATCATGGTGTGGACGAACCGAACCGACGGCGATGCCGCGCATCGCTGGCTACGCCAACGCCTGTTGGAGCTGGCCGCAGAAGTTATGTAG
- a CDS encoding PucR family transcriptional regulator, producing MSKSAATDAIGRENAELRQLVAALQHLSSLAVQDAGLESVVEFVADRADTAAAVVDERLAVLVASGGARSEAARFFGEQLNHPRLAQVLGVVGPTRRALRIPAIARVAPMIVAPIPVGEDIPAFLLTLDDGDEQAGGEMRLLLTEHAATVCGVILGRERVVAAAATRARQNLVEGLLSGRGSNNDEIRRWAVHLGYDERHHHRVVTVVLLDGYDSEDRKRVPAAVERFFTTQAPDAITTQREREVVIVMPEPNPARARTAQLTTQCIKRIAESFGHAPINAGIGGMCHSALDVARSYEDARRTAEISSRLGRIGTTVAVEDLGIHRLLLQVPDIVELRNFAQEVFGKLLAQGNDTAMEYLSTLASYFRVNNSPQRAAEELHMHRNTVTYRIRRVEELTGLDFHAYRDRLMAQVALEILDMMDVMAATS from the coding sequence GTGTCGAAAAGCGCAGCGACCGATGCCATCGGAAGAGAGAACGCCGAGCTTCGCCAACTGGTGGCGGCGCTGCAACACCTGTCCAGCCTTGCTGTCCAAGACGCCGGCCTCGAATCCGTTGTCGAGTTCGTCGCCGACCGGGCCGATACCGCTGCCGCCGTCGTGGACGAGCGACTGGCGGTGCTAGTGGCGTCCGGCGGTGCGCGATCCGAGGCGGCACGATTCTTTGGCGAGCAACTCAATCATCCGCGATTGGCGCAGGTGCTTGGCGTCGTCGGTCCCACTCGCCGCGCCCTGCGCATCCCCGCGATCGCCCGGGTTGCTCCGATGATCGTGGCGCCCATCCCCGTTGGCGAGGACATCCCCGCGTTTCTGCTAACTCTCGACGACGGTGACGAACAGGCGGGCGGAGAAATGAGGCTGCTGCTCACCGAGCACGCGGCGACGGTGTGCGGTGTCATCCTCGGCCGTGAGCGAGTAGTGGCGGCAGCGGCAACAAGGGCCCGCCAGAACCTGGTTGAAGGACTACTTTCCGGCAGGGGCAGCAACAATGACGAAATACGGCGCTGGGCCGTTCATCTCGGCTACGACGAACGCCACCACCACCGGGTCGTCACCGTGGTGCTCCTTGATGGGTATGACAGCGAGGACAGAAAGCGCGTACCCGCAGCCGTGGAGAGATTCTTCACGACGCAGGCCCCCGACGCCATCACAACGCAGCGCGAGCGGGAGGTCGTCATTGTGATGCCGGAACCGAATCCGGCGAGAGCGCGAACCGCGCAGCTGACCACACAGTGCATCAAGCGGATCGCCGAGTCATTCGGTCACGCCCCGATCAACGCCGGAATAGGCGGGATGTGCCACTCAGCGCTAGACGTCGCACGTTCCTACGAGGACGCGCGCCGTACCGCGGAGATCTCCAGCCGGCTCGGTCGGATCGGCACCACAGTCGCCGTCGAAGATCTAGGGATTCACCGGTTGTTGCTGCAGGTGCCCGATATCGTGGAATTGCGCAACTTCGCGCAGGAGGTGTTCGGCAAGCTCCTTGCCCAAGGCAATGACACCGCGATGGAGTATCTGTCGACGCTGGCCAGCTATTTTCGGGTGAACAACAGTCCGCAGCGGGCCGCCGAAGAACTCCACATGCACCGCAACACGGTTACGTACCGGATACGTCGGGTAGAGGAATTGACGGGGCTGGACTTCCACGCTTACCGCGACCGACTGATGGCCCAGGTTGCACTAGAGATCCTCGACATGATGGATGTAATGGCGGCGACCTCATGA
- a CDS encoding cupin domain-containing protein, producing the protein MNTNIIDGVEPDVSAPDRRAWWLTSSDRGGLRGGLIACVEIDAGYADDVVGYADVEQAILVLSGEMTLEGDAAHTVGARDIVFVPRASGYRLTVPQHVRFLQIFAGVSSPDELEQAQRRTDGSTISVTAIDDVAGMDANDDAMGIYNVVSKPLVMAGIVESQNLLVGHTQFRANGGLHKLHKIEVDEFVYLLSGTATALSEDGEREVSEGTLLHIPAGTWSGLRVSGETPAETIFGYVEAATFDKLGYTRR; encoded by the coding sequence ATGAACACCAACATAATTGACGGCGTTGAGCCTGACGTCTCTGCCCCTGATCGCCGAGCGTGGTGGCTCACGTCTTCCGATCGTGGAGGACTCCGTGGCGGGCTGATCGCCTGCGTCGAGATAGACGCCGGGTATGCAGATGACGTAGTCGGTTACGCCGATGTGGAGCAAGCGATTCTGGTCCTGTCGGGGGAGATGACACTCGAAGGTGATGCGGCGCATACGGTCGGGGCCCGCGATATCGTCTTCGTTCCGCGTGCTTCCGGATACCGGTTGACGGTGCCGCAGCACGTGCGGTTCCTGCAGATCTTCGCAGGCGTCTCCTCGCCCGACGAACTGGAGCAGGCGCAGCGCCGGACGGACGGATCCACTATCTCGGTGACAGCGATCGACGATGTAGCCGGGATGGATGCAAACGATGACGCGATGGGCATCTACAACGTCGTCTCCAAGCCTCTTGTGATGGCCGGAATCGTCGAATCACAGAACTTGCTGGTGGGCCACACGCAATTTCGGGCGAACGGTGGGCTTCACAAGCTCCACAAGATTGAGGTCGACGAGTTCGTCTATCTACTCTCGGGCACCGCGACGGCACTGTCGGAAGACGGCGAACGCGAGGTGTCCGAAGGAACACTGCTGCACATTCCAGCCGGCACGTGGTCTGGCCTTCGCGTGTCCGGTGAGACCCCCGCTGAAACCATTTTCGGCTATGTGGAAGCCGCCACGTTCGACAAGCTCGGTTATACCCGCCGATAA
- a CDS encoding VOC family protein: MNNTEVPYFIGKNFDQVCYVVDDLEKAMDYWTRVNGVRVWDYVEGISDRLVNKEYWGQPADFGYSCAYGACGNVMVELAVHQQGPSLYGDWLAEGQRGPHHIGFLLDDPDQYEEACEVYAGRGLVKAMAGLADGVCGWSYWDTREQVGSYTELYWTADWARERMAQFKAGEVDSLFPKS, translated from the coding sequence ATGAACAACACGGAAGTGCCATACTTCATCGGCAAAAATTTTGATCAAGTGTGTTACGTGGTCGATGATCTCGAAAAGGCGATGGATTACTGGACTCGCGTCAATGGAGTCAGAGTCTGGGATTATGTCGAAGGCATATCGGATCGGCTGGTAAACAAGGAATACTGGGGCCAGCCTGCCGACTTTGGCTACTCGTGCGCGTACGGCGCCTGCGGCAACGTCATGGTCGAACTCGCGGTGCATCAGCAGGGGCCGAGTCTCTATGGCGACTGGCTCGCAGAGGGGCAACGCGGACCGCATCACATCGGTTTCTTGCTGGATGACCCGGACCAGTACGAGGAGGCGTGTGAGGTATACGCCGGACGTGGACTGGTCAAAGCCATGGCCGGTCTGGCCGACGGTGTGTGCGGATGGTCCTACTGGGACACACGGGAGCAGGTCGGCTCTTACACGGAACTCTATTGGACTGCGGATTGGGCGCGCGAGCGGATGGCTCAGTTCAAGGCCGGCGAGGTCGATTCGCTCTTCCCGAAGAGTTAA
- a CDS encoding bifunctional homocysteine S-methyltransferase/methylenetetrahydrofolate reductase, with the protein MTAFIEALGERLLVCDGAMGTMLHAAGNSLDRALPELNLSQPDSVRTIHDSYVAAGVDIIFTNTFGAGRLRLAEHGCADDVAEINSAGVRLARQAANAADRTVFVGGSVAPAASASQRPQVTAAARVEAVAEQIAALAAAEVDLLAFETFGYLEELVEAVQVAAEITDLPIVAQATFTPDGHTLGGDTPYEVAAALSELKIVALGANCTVGPQRMHDIVKEMRRSTTLPISAQPNAGLPRRTVGKRFEYPLHHDYFVRYARRCIAAGATIVGGCCGTTPTHIRALTAAVQRSVGPAPVHPSVRPVPDNVADLLTGGGFVVGTEITPAARVADTSAEIATALRAPGIDLVLVSPPSSAGAHLSLASVALQLQQQVGVETIATFTTWDKTIMSLQADLLGAHALGTRRVLCETGNPTVVGDYPVADGHWDFDSVDLIEILAGLNVGKDCNGLGLATTTSFQIGARCNPGADDLDAEINRTRAKIAAGAQFLVTRPVYELEGFRRLVGGLGRQRVPILITLSALSGYSEAEYLAYEVPDVNIPPETLAELAAAGAFDREVGARIATYLVTYVVNHGPSLADGIVIVVDDDFGVAQQLLAAARG; encoded by the coding sequence ATGACGGCCTTCATCGAAGCGCTCGGCGAGCGACTCTTGGTATGCGACGGCGCGATGGGCACAATGCTCCACGCGGCAGGCAACTCGCTGGACCGGGCGTTGCCCGAGCTGAACTTGTCCCAACCCGATTCCGTGCGCACGATCCATGACAGTTACGTGGCTGCCGGCGTCGACATAATCTTCACTAACACCTTCGGCGCGGGGCGGCTACGGTTGGCCGAGCATGGTTGCGCGGACGACGTTGCAGAAATTAATTCCGCCGGTGTGCGTCTCGCCCGGCAGGCGGCAAATGCCGCCGACAGGACGGTCTTTGTCGGAGGATCGGTCGCACCGGCGGCCAGCGCCTCCCAACGCCCTCAGGTAACCGCCGCCGCGCGTGTCGAGGCGGTGGCCGAACAGATCGCGGCACTTGCCGCGGCAGAGGTGGATCTCCTCGCTTTCGAAACCTTCGGCTACCTGGAGGAGCTCGTTGAGGCCGTACAAGTAGCCGCTGAGATCACCGATCTGCCGATCGTTGCCCAAGCGACGTTCACGCCCGACGGGCACACTCTGGGTGGGGACACTCCGTACGAGGTTGCCGCAGCGCTTTCGGAACTGAAGATCGTCGCGCTCGGAGCCAACTGTACGGTCGGGCCGCAGCGCATGCATGACATCGTCAAGGAGATGCGGCGCAGCACCACACTGCCGATCAGCGCCCAACCGAACGCAGGTTTGCCGCGGCGCACAGTTGGCAAACGCTTCGAATACCCACTCCACCATGACTATTTCGTCAGGTATGCCCGCCGATGCATCGCTGCAGGTGCGACCATCGTTGGGGGATGCTGCGGCACCACTCCCACCCATATCCGAGCGCTGACCGCTGCTGTGCAGCGATCGGTCGGGCCCGCTCCTGTCCACCCATCTGTACGACCAGTCCCAGACAACGTTGCCGACCTCCTCACCGGAGGCGGGTTCGTCGTCGGCACCGAGATCACGCCGGCCGCCCGAGTCGCCGACACCTCCGCCGAGATCGCGACCGCGCTGCGGGCACCGGGCATTGACCTGGTACTGGTGTCCCCCCCATCGAGCGCCGGTGCACATCTGTCCCTCGCCAGCGTGGCGCTGCAGCTACAGCAACAAGTCGGTGTCGAAACTATTGCGACCTTCACCACCTGGGATAAAACGATAATGTCGTTACAGGCTGACCTGCTGGGAGCGCACGCGTTGGGCACCCGAAGGGTGTTGTGCGAGACGGGGAATCCCACCGTTGTCGGCGACTATCCAGTTGCGGACGGCCACTGGGACTTCGACTCCGTCGATCTCATCGAGATACTCGCCGGACTCAATGTAGGCAAGGATTGCAACGGACTGGGACTGGCCACCACGACGTCGTTTCAGATAGGTGCTCGCTGCAACCCGGGTGCCGACGACCTCGACGCGGAGATCAACCGCACGCGAGCAAAGATCGCAGCAGGAGCGCAATTCTTAGTCACCCGGCCTGTCTACGAACTCGAAGGGTTTCGCCGCTTGGTGGGCGGACTCGGGCGGCAACGCGTGCCGATTCTGATCACGCTCTCTGCGCTGAGCGGGTATAGCGAGGCCGAGTACCTCGCGTATGAAGTCCCCGATGTGAATATTCCGCCCGAGACCCTCGCGGAGCTGGCCGCTGCAGGCGCGTTCGACCGCGAGGTCGGTGCACGAATCGCCACATATCTCGTGACCTACGTCGTGAATCATGGGCCTTCGCTGGCTGACGGCATCGTCATCGTCGTCGACGATGATTTCGGAGTCGCACAACAACTTCTCGCGGCGGCACGCGGCTGA